Below is a window of Halolamina sp. CBA1230 DNA.
GACGAGTCAAGCAGTAACTGCCCCCTCCCACCACCTTCTCCACCAACCGCACCGCCAACGGCTCCTCGACGCGAATCTGGCAGGAGGGACGCGGATACTCAAAGTACGCCGTTCTGCCTCAATCGCCACACCACACTCCAGCCGCCCCAGTCGGCGTGGTTCGAGACGTGCACACTACGAGCGCCGAACACCGACGCCCAACCACCCGAGCCGTGCGTGTATCGTGGAAGCTTTACCCGCTCCGCCGCTCCGTATCCAGTAATGCAGGGCGAGGACACCGCGACCGGCCGACGCACGTTCCTCTCGGCGGTCGGCGGCGCGGCGGCGGCGGCGATGGCCGGCTGTACCGGCGGCGACGGCACGCCCACCGAGAGCGGCGTGCCGTCCGGCACCGCGACCGAGGCGTCGACGCCCGAGGGCGGCCCCCAGTCCGGCGGCACGCTCCGGGTCGGCTTCGAGTCCGAACTCACCGGGCTCGACCCCCACCAGACCGAGAGTGTCGTCTCGTGGGTCGTCGTGTTCAACGTCTGCGAGACGCTGATCACGTTCGAGGACGGCGCGCCCGCGAGCCGGCTCGCGACCGACTGGGAGATCGGCGACGACGGCCGCACGTACACGTTCACGCTGACCGAGGACGCCCGGTTCCACCCGCCGGTCGACCGCGGGATGACCGCCGAGGACGTCGTCTACTCCTTCGAGCGGATGAACCAGGACACCGCGATGGGCTCCGATCTCGCCGCCCTCGAGAGCGTCGAGGCGACCGGCGAGTACGAGGTGACGTTCACCCTCTCGGAGACGTTCGCCCCGTTCTTCAACTTCCTCGGGCGCGTCCCGTGGGTGGTCGTCCCCGAGGAGGCCGTCGAGGCACAGGGCGGCGAACTCGGCGACTTCCAGGAGCCCGTGGGGACTGGCCCGTTCCGGTTCGAGGAGCACCAGCCCGGCGACCAGCTCACGCTCGCGGCGTTCGAGGAGTACCGCGAGGACGACACCCCGCTGCTGGACGGGATCGAGATCACGCCCATCCCCGACGCCGACTCCCGCGTCGCCGCGCTGCGGGGCGACGACGTGGACATGGTCCGGGGCGTCTCCGGCAGCGACGCGGGGACGCTCCGCGAGGACCCAGAGACGAAGCTGTCCCGCCAGCGCGGCACCGAGTGGGGACAGGTCCACATCAACTGCAGCGAACCCCCGTGGGACGAGCCCGCGGTCCGCCGCGCGGTCGCCCACGCGATCGACCGCGAGTCGATCGTTCAGGCCGCCGTCTCGGGGTACGGGCAGGCGGCGTGGCAGCCCTACGCCGAGGACAGCATCTGGCACTACGACCTCGGCGACAGCCGGCGCACCCACGACCCCGAGCGCGCCCGCGAGATCCTCGACGAGGCGGGCAACCCACTCGACGGCGAGACGCTAACGATCAAAACCAACTCACGGTACCAGCTGATGGAGACCACCGCCGACCTGCTGGTCGCCCAGCTCGCGGAGGCCGGCGTCGACGCCGAGACCGAGACGCTGGAGTGGGCGACCCAGCTCTCGGACTTCGTCGGCGGGAACTTCGGCGCGATGGCCTTTTCGGTGCCGTTCAAGATCGACCCTGATCGACACTACTTCGGCTTCGTCCACCCCGAGGGGACGCAGTTCAACCACTACGGCGAGGACCAGCCCGACGCCGAACGGATGTACGAACTGCTCGAACGCGGCCGCAGCGAGACCGACGAGGACGCCCGCGTCGAGGCGTACACCGAGTTCGAGAAGCTGGTGAACAAGAACTGCCCGTGGATCTCGGTCGCGCGCGCGGACGGCATCTCCGGCCTGCGCTCGAACGTCTACGGGATCCAGCCGTGGCTGCTGCCGTACACACGCTACTGGACGATGTGGAAGGGGGAGTGAGCGTCGAGGGCGATGGTCTCACGGCTGCAGGCGTTCCTGGTCCGGCGGCTGCTCTGGGCGCTGCCGGTGCTCGCGCTGGTGTCGGTCACGATCTTCGGGCTGATCAGGCTCGTCCCCGGCGATCCGGCGATCGTGATGCTCGGCGCCGACGCTCCGCCCGAGCAGCTAGCTGCTGTCAGGGCCGAACTCGGGCTGAACGACCCCCTACCCGTACAGTACGTCGACTACGTCACCGACGCCGTGCAGGGTGACCTCGGACGCTCCTACGTCAACGACCGCGCGGTCAGCGCCGCTATCGCCGACCGCCTGCCGACGACGCTGTTTCTCACGCTCGCGGGCTTTCTGGTCTCGCTGACCATCGCGATCCCTGCGGGCCTGCTGAGCGCGACCAACCGCGGCGAGTGGCTCGACGGCGTCGGCCTCGGCTTCGGCCTGCTGGGCGTTTCGATCCCGAACTTCTGGCTGGGGATCCTGCTCCTACTCCTGTTCGGCGTCAACCTCGACTGGCTCCCCGTCGCGGGCTACACCTCGCCGCTGAAGGATCCGATCGCGGGGATCCGCTACCTGATCCTGCCCGGAATCACCCTCGGCACCGCGATGGCCGCCGTCGTCACCCGGATGCTTCGCTCGGAGCTCCTCGAGGAACTGCGCCGGGAGTACCTCGACGCCGTCCGGATGAAGGGGACCAGCGAACTCCGGGTGCTGGCCCACGCGACGAAGAACGCGTTCATCCCGGTCGTGACGGTGATCGGGATGCAGTTCGGCTACCTGCTCGGCGGCTCGATCGTGATCGAGCAGGTGTTCTCCATCCCCGGGATGGGCCGCCTGTTGATCGACGCGATCGGGAGCCGGGACTACATCATGCTCCAGGGCGTGGTGCTCGTCTACACCACGTTCTTCGTCGCCGTCAACATCGTTGTCGACGGCGCGTACTTCTACCTGAACCCGAAGCTGCGGGGTGAAGAATGAGCGAGCGTGACGCCGCTACCGACGCCGCAAGCGAGAACACCCCCGACCGCCCCGACTCCCCGCTCGTCCGCCGCGCCCGGACGTTCGCCGCGCGGTTCCGCCGGAACAGCCTCGCGATGGGCGGGCTGATCGTCACGGTCGGCTTCCTGCTGATCGCGCTGCTGGCGCCCGTGATCGCGCCGTACGATCCCGCGGCCGTCGACGTGCCCGCGCGGCTGCAGGGGCCGAGCCTCGCCCATCCCTTCGGCACCGACCGCTACGGCCGGGACCTGTTCTCCCGCGTGCTGTACGGCGCCCGGATCGCGCTGCAGGTCGCGGTCGCCACGCCGCTGCTCGCGGCGACGGTCGGCGTCCCAATCGGCCTGACCGCGGGCTACGTCGGCGGCCGCGTCGACGACGCGCTGATGCGCCTGATGGACAGCATCTTCGCGTTCCCGGCGATCCTGCTCGGCCTGACGCTCGTGGCGGTGTTCGGCCAATCGCTGACCAACATCGTCGCCGCGCTGGGGATCGTCTACATCCCGCAGTTCGCCCGCGTCACCCGCGGCAGCGCGGTCTCCGTCGTCGAGGAGGAGCACGTCCGCGTCGCGCGCTCGCTGGGCGCCTCCCACGTCCGGATCGTGCTCGTCCACGTCCTGCCGTTCTGCCTCTCGGCGATCCTCGTGCAGGCGACAGTGACGGCCGCGCTGGCGATCGTCCTCGAATCGTCGCTCTCCTTCCTCGGCGTCGGCGTCCCCTCGCCCCGGCCCTCGTGGGGGTCGATCCTCCGGGTCGGGAAGGGGTACGTCGACAGCGGCGAGTGGTGGTACAGCGTGTTCCCGGGCGTGGCGATCGTGATCGCCGTCCTCGGGTTCAATCTGCTCGGGGACGGCCTGCGCGACGTGCTCGACCCCCGAACCGACCCCAACAGGTGACTCACGATGGCTGACTCCCACTCCACGACCGACGAACGCACCGCCCCCGCGAGCGACGAGCCACTCCTCCGCGTCGAGGACCTCCGCACCAGCTTCGGCCGTCGCGACCCGCTCGTCGCCGTCGACGGGATCAGCTACGAGCTCGGGGCCGGCGAGACCCTGGGGATCGTCGGCGAGTCCGGCGCCGGGAAATCCGTCTCGGTGCGCTCGCTCGTGGGACTGATCGACGAGGGCGAGGTCGAGGGATCGGTCGAGTGGCGCGGCGAGGAACTGGTCGGCGCCCCGCAGCGGAAACTCCGGTCAGTCCGGGGATCGGGGATCGGGATGGTGTTCCAGAACGCCGAGGCGGCGTTCGACCCCACCGAGACCGTCGGCGCCCAGATCGTCGAGGCGGTCCGGGCCAGCCGCGATCTCTCGAAGCAGGAAGCCCGCGCCGAGGCAGTCGAGCTGCTCGAGGAGGTGGGGATCGGCGACCCCGAGGGGCGGTTCCGGGACTACCCACACGAGTACTCCGGCGGGATGGCCCAGCGCGCGGTGATCGCGATGGCGCTGGCGGGCGAGCCGGACCTGCTGATCGCCGACGAGCCGACGACGGGGCTGGACGTCAGCGTCCAGGCCGGCATCGTCGACCTGTTCCGCGAACTCGTCGCCGAGCGGGAGATGTCGCTGCTGCTGATCAGCCACGATCTGGGGATCGTCTCCCAACTCTGTGAGCGGATCATGGTGATGTACGCCGGCCGGATCGTCGAGCGCGGCAGCCGGAAGGCGCTGCTCGGCTCCCCCCGCCACCCCTACACGCAGGCGTTCCTCCGGAGCGTCCCCGACGTCGACGAGCGCCGCGACCTCGAACCGATCGGCGGCTCGCCGCCCAGCCTCGACGACCCACCCGAGGGCTGTCGGTTCCATCCGCGCTGCCCCGCCGCTGAAACGGGGCTCTGCGACGGCGAGGCGCCGCCGACGGTGCGGTTCGCCGACGAGGAGGCGGACGCCGGCGGGCGCGACGCCGACCGCCACGAGGCGACCTGCTACGCCTACACCGACGCCCACCCCGGCGGCGAGGCGTACGACCGCTCGGCGGTCGAGTCGATCGACTGGGACGACGGAACGGAGGGCGAGCGATGACCGACCCCCTGCTCTCGGTCCGTGACCTGAAGCGCCACTACCCGGTTCGCTCGGGCATCCTCAAGCGACAGACCGGCGCAGTCCGGGCGGTCGACGGCGTGAGCTTCGATCTCCAGCGCGGGGAGACGTTGGCGGTCGTCGGCGAGTCGGGCTGCGGGAAGTCGACGCTCGCGGAGACGGTGATCGGGCTGGACGAACCCACTGCTGGTGAGGTGACCTTCGACGGAGAACCGATCGCCGGCACGCAGTCAGGCGGCGGGTGGAAAACCATCTCGGGCGGCGCCGACAAGGCGTTCCGCCGCCGGGTCCAGATGGTGTTCCAGGACCCGTTCTCGACGCTGAACGAGCGGATGACCGTCGGCCGCATCGTCGCCGAACCGCTGGTGATCCACGGCGAGCGCGAGGACGACCGTACGGGGTACGTCCGGGAGCTCCTCGAGACGGTGGGGCTCGACCCGGAGCACCACTACGACGCGTTCCCCCACGAACTCTCGGGCGGGCAGCGCCAGCGCGTGGGTATCGCTCGGGCGCTCGCGCTCGACCCCGACCTGCTCGTGCTCGACGAGCCAGTCTCCGCACTGGACGTGAGCGTCCGCGCGGGCATCCTGGAACTGCTCCGGGACCTGCAGGCGGAACGCGGGCTGACGTACCTGCTGATCAGCCACGACGTGAGCGTCGTCCGGCAGGTGGCCGACCGCGTCGCGGTGATGTATCTCGGCGAGTTCGTCGAACTCGGCCGGCTCGGCGACGTGCTCGACGAGCCGGCCCACCCCTACACCGAGGCGCTGCTGTCGAGCGTCCCACGGGTCCGCGCCGAACCGGAACCGGACGAACGGATCCACCTCCCCGGCTCGCCGCCGGACCCCGCGGACCCGCCCGAGGGCTGTCGGTTCCACCCGCGCTGTCACCTGCGCGAGCGGCTCGGCGACGACGACGCCGCGCGGTGTGTGGCCGAAGATCCGGAACTCACAGAACGCGAAGACGGCGGGGAGCCCCGGCGCGGGGCGGACGACGGTCGGACGGTCGCGTGTCACTTCCGGCCGGAGTAGCGACGGCCGGCAGTTGTGAACCGTTCGCGAGGCACGCTCGGATTGCCTTCGCACAGTCATCCACCCGACGATGAGCGAGCACGCCGACCCCGAATCGTTCTACCACGAGTACGACGTCGCCGAGCGGGACCGCATCGCCGAACTCCGGGCCGATCCCGCACGGATCTCTCGGTCCACGTGCTGGCGGTCGGGCACGCGCCGGACGGGTAGCTCGGTCGCCGAGCGACGCCACGATCTTCCCATCGCCGACGATGCGGCTGCTGTCGGGTCAGTACGAACACCGTACCCGCCGACAACGTCCCCCTGCCCGGCGGCCGGCCGAGCCGAACCACCCGTTCGGTCGAGGGGTGTCCACTCGTAACTAATCCCGTCGGGGGGGAGGTCAGCAGCAACCGATCGGGGCCGACGGTCGACGGCGACCCCACCCCGTTCGGACACCAACAATGACCGACGACAACCCAATCAAACTGTCTCGACGGAAGGTACTCGGCGGTGTCGGAGCGATCGGGCTCGCGAGCGCGGGCGCCGGACTCGGCACGACTGCCTACTTCAACGACACCGAATCGTTCGCCGGGAACAGCCTCGAAGCGGGCGAACTCGACCTGTTCGTCCACGTCGACTACACCGAAGACCAGGGCGACTACGCCCAGTGGAGCACGCCGCCGGGCACGTTCATCGACGGTGATGTCGTCGGTGGCGGCGACGGCGAGCCCCTCAGCATCGAAGTGACCGACCTCAAGCCCGGCGACTCCGGGGAAGGGGAGTTCTGTTTCTCGATCGTCGACAACCCCGCCTACCTCTGGATCTGTGGCGGGCTGACCGAGAACGCCCAGAACGAAACGACCGAGCCCGAGGAAGACGCGCTCGAGGAGCTGTACGGCTCCACACCTGCCGACGGCCAGCTGGCCGACGCGATGACGGTCACGCTCTCGTACTGCACCACCGAGCTGGACGAGGAAACCGAGGAGGAGACCACGGTGATCGGCGACGAGGTCGTCTCGGGCTCGCTCGCGGAGGTCATGGCGATGCTCGCCGCCGGCGTTCCGCTCGCGGGCGACGGCGACGGCGAGGCGCCCCTCGCGGACCGCCCCGTCTTCGAGGGCGTCGACGATCAGACCGACACCGCCGAAACGTGCCTCTGCTTCGAGTGGTCGGTCCCCACCGACGTCGGCAACGAGATCCAGACAGACTCCGTGGCGTTCGATCTGGAGTTCTACGCCGAACAGGCCCGCCACAACGACGGCACGACCAACCCCTGCATCGACGCCTCCTACAGCGCCGACTACGTCAACCCCGACGGGATCGCCCAGCCGATCCCCGAGGGCGCGGCCCGGGTCGACGTGACCTACGGCGACGAGAACGTCGTCTACGGCGTCACGTTCGACGAACCCGACGGCAGCCAGCACAGCCTAGCCGACCCGAACTTCGCGAACGCGAACTTCTCGCTCCCGTTCGACGTCGAGGACGACGGCGCCTACGACTTCCAGGTGGCCTGGAATGCCGAGGGGAACGACGCGTTCCGGTACTCCGGCGTGGAGAGCGGCCCCAACTGGGAGAAGGACACCTCGGCCGGCTGGTCCGCGCTCCCCTCGGGGTTCACCGCCGTCAAGTCGGGGTCGCAGGCGTTCATCAGCGTCCCACGTTCCCAGCTCGAGACCGGTGGGGCCGCCTACGGCTTCGGATTCAACGCAAGCGCCGGCGGCGAGCAGCCCTCGGTGTCGATCCCCAGCGGCGGTCCGTACTCCTCGAACGCGAACTGGACGTCGAGCGAGAACAGCCAGGAGGAGACCGTCCAGTAGGCCGGACCGTGGTTCACCCACCGACGGTTCCCCCTCGCCCGGACTCGCGACAGCCTGAGGCGGCGGCATGAAGCCGTGCCGGCGGTTGGCCGGCCGTATCGCGCCGTCTCTCGCTGCTGGTCGCGGCGTCCAGAAACGAACGGTACTCCTCGCGCTCGCGGCGTTGTTCCTCCTGCTGCTCGTCGTCGGGTGGCTCGTACGACTCTGACCCCGCCCGACGGTCGTCAGTCCTCGCCGAGGTACGCCGCGATCTCCTCGTCGTCGATCGCGTCCAGCACCGCGGTCGTGTCCAGGTGGCCGGCGAGCCGACGGTGCCCCTCGTGGCGCAGTTCCTCGATCTCCTCGGGCGAGCGTTCGGTGGCGAACGCGCGGTCGATGTAGCGCTCCCGGAGCCGTTCGATCGCCTCGTCGTCGAGGTCGCTGTCCTCCATCTCGTTGTCGAACCACGTCTCCCAGCGCTCGCGCTCGGCCCAGTCGCCGCTGAACTCGCTTTCGGGCCGGAGCCAGTCGTAGACGGGCGCGACCTCGCCCGCCAGCCCCTCGGCCTCCCGGCGGTCCTGCAGCAGCGTCCGGGCGACGTGGGCGCCGTGGCCGGCGGCGGTGATCGCTTGTGCGTTCCGGTGCTCGGTCGGGGCGGCGACGTACAGCCCCTCGATCGGCGTGCTGCCGTCGCTGTCGGGGAACGACCGGTCGAGCAGTTCGTGCTCCTCGCCGTGGTGCTCCTCGGTCTCGAACATCCCGCCGTCGGTGTCGAGCGGTTGCAGGTACGAGGCGTCGTACCACGCGGCGGCGACGACGTAGCGTGCCGTCAGTTCCTCGCCCTCGGCCGTCTCGACGCGGAACGCCTCGCCGTCGCGCTCGACGGACTCCACGAGATCCGGGACCCGTGTCGCGCCGACGGCGTCGATGTGGTCGTGAAACAGGTCAGTCAGCGTCTCGGGATCGATCCCCCCAGGGAACCCGGGGTAGTTCTCGACGAACGCTGCGCGGGCCAGCGCCGCGTTCCCGCGGTCGTAGACGACGGTGTCGAGCCCGTACCGCGCGGTGAACACGGCGGCCGCGCTCCCGCTCGGGCCGCCGCCGACAATCACGACGTCGCGGTCGGGCTCACTCATCGAACTCTCCGGTGACGATGTCGGCGACGCGCTGACGGTCGAACAGCTCCTCGCCGCCGAACTCCTCGGGGTAGAGCCCCCGGGCGGCGTTCTCGAGCTGGAACAGGTGGATGATCGGACCCTGATACGTCAGGCCGCCGTAGATCACGCGGTCGTTCTTCACCGCCGTGAGTTCGCTGGCCACGTCGTCCTCCTCGAGCGGTTTGCGGATGTTCTCGTCGAAGTACTCCTCGGAGATCTCGCCCTGGAGGCGGATCGCGAGCGCGTCGGGGTCGATCTCCAGCAGGCGCTCGAAGTCGATCGTGCCGCCGCCGGCCTGCGCGTCGGTGACGCCGTTCCGGGCGAGCGCGTCGCCGACGCCCAGATCCCGCCACTGCTTGGCCTGGGTCCCCTCGCCGATCAGGTACGGGTAGAACGACTCCGGCGGGATGCCCGCCGGGTACAGCAGCGCGATATCGGGACGCTCCTCGGGGAGTCGCTCCTCGACGTCGGCGAGCACCTCGTCGTGCAGCGCCGCGAACGCCTCGTAGCGCTCCCGTTCCTGGAAGATCTCGGCGACTTTCTCGAACGCCTCGTACATCGTGTGGTACTCGTAGTCGTGCCAGCCGTAGGCCCGTGAGAACGTCGTGTTGCCCGCGAACGGGGCGACGTTCTCGCCGATCTCGGTCACGTCGTCCCGGTTCCAGCCGAGCCGGTTGACCATGAAGTTCGGGTCGATCACGTGGACGTCGGCGCCGACCTCGTAGAAGATCTCCTTGTCCGTCCCGTTGTCGTACAGCGCTGTCAGTTCGTCCTCGTCGACGGCGACGCCGGGCAGGTCGTCGTAGTAGTGGGTGCCGTAGCGGGCTTTGAGTCCGATCCCCTCCAGCCCGTCGGCCTGCCCGAGCGCGACGCCCATGTCGGCGTAGTCGCCCGTGTACGGCAGCCAGTCCTCGGGCACCTCGTCGAACGTGACCTCACCGACGGGCGCCATCGTCACCGAGTGCCCCTCGTCGGGCGTCGCCGTCGCGGTTCCGGTCTCGCTCGGCGTCTCCGTCGAGGAGCCGCCGATACAGCCTGCGAGCAGCCCCGCGCCGACGGTGGCGCCCGCCCCCAGCAGTTCGCGTCGCGTCGGTCCGAACTCGTCCATACGCTTTTTGGCCGCCCTAAACGAATTTAGTCGTTGCGGTCTTTCGGCCGGCCTAATCCTCTCGAACACGGGCCGTTATTACCTAAAGGAATATATCTGAGTAACAATTATTAAGCTACTGCATGCACTACCGACCTCCATGACCGAACGAGTCGCGACCACGCTGGGGCTGTACCCGCTCCCGGACTGGGCGAAAGACGAGCTCTCGGACCTGAAAGGACACCAGAAGGGTGACCTCGTCGACGGCAGCGAGGGCCCCGAGATCCGCGAGGCGTACGGGCGCGTCCGCGAGGAGTTGATCGACGACCAGCGCGACGCCGGCCTCGACCGGATCGTCGAGGGGCAGGGCCGCTGGGACGACTTCCTCGCCCACCCGCTCGCGGTCCACGACAGCGTGGAGACCGGCGGCATCGTTCGCTACTACGACAACAACAACTTCTACCGCGACCCGCAGGTCGTCGACGAACTCACCCACGACAGCGATGTGGCCGCGGAGTTGGACGCCGCGACGGGGCTCCTGCACGACGACGAACCGCTCCAGGCCGTCCTCCCCGGCCCGTACACGCTCGCGGAGCTCGCGACTGACGAGTACTACGGCGACGAGGCGGAGTTCCTCGCCGCCATCGCGGAGTTCCTCGCCGGCGAGGCCGAGGCGCTGCCCGCCCACGAGACGCTGTTCCTGCTCGACCCGTCGCTGGTGACCGACCCGCCTGAAGACGACGAGAACGAGCGCGTCAGCGACGCCGTCGACACCGTCGCGAGCGCCACGGACGCCGACGTCGTGCTCCAGAGCTACTGGGGCGCCCACGAGGAGAGGACCTACGCCCACCTGATGGACGCCGACGTGGACGCGTTCGGCTTCGACTTCGTCGCCGGCGACCGCGACGCCCACCTGTACAACGTCACGGAGTTCGGCACGAAATCGGACGTCTCGCTCGGCCTCGTGGACGGGCAGAACACCGCCGTCGAGAGCGCCGACACCGTCGCCGAGCGGATCGAGTGGGTTCAGGACCAGATCCCGAGCCAGACGTTCGACACCGTCTACGCGACGCCGAACACCGAACTCGCCTACCTCCCGACCTCGACGCACCGCGAGAAGCTCTCGGTGCTGGCTGAGGCGGCCGAGATCGTGCCGGAGACGGAGGTGAGCGCCTGATGGCCCGCGACGCCGACAACCGCGAGCAGTTCCGCCCCGACGACCACGAGCACGACCACTTCCTGCTGACCAGCGTCGTCGGCTCCTACCCCAAGCCGACGTGGCTCAACCGCGCCGACGACCTCGTCGACGACCCCGAGTCCTCCTTCGACGAGGACGACCTCGAAGAAGCCCACGACGACGCCTGCCGGCTCATCACCGAGGAGCACGAGCGCAGCGGGCTGGATACGGTCGTCGACGGCGAGATGCGCCGCAACGAGATGGTGGAGTTCTTCGCCGAGCGCATCGACGGGTACGAGTTCAACGGCCCCGTGAAGGTGTGGGGGCACAACTACTTCGACAAACCGAGCGTCGTCGAGGCGGTCGAGTACGACGAGCCGTGGCTGGTCGACGAGTTCGAGTTCACCGACGCGGTGGCCGAGCGCCCCGTCAAGGTCCCGATCACGGGGCCGTACACGCTCGCCAACTGGGCGTTCGACGAGCACTACGGCGACAGCGAGGCGCTCGCCTACGACCTCGCCGATCTCGTAAACGAGGAGATCGAGAAGCTCGTAGATGCGGGCGCCCGCTACATCCAGATCGACGAGCCGGCGCTGGCGACGACGCCCGACGACCACGCCATCGTCGGCGGCTGTCTCGAACGCATCGTCGACGGCGTGCCCGACGAGGTCCGCGTGGGCGTCCACGTCTGCTACGGCGACTACTCGCGGATCTACCCCGAGCTCAACGAGTTCCCGGTCGACGAGGTCGACCTCGAACTCTGCAACGGCGACTACGAGCAGATCGAGACGTTCGCCGACGGCGAGTTCGCGCCTGACCTCGCGCTGGGCGTCGTCGACGCCCACACCGCCGATGTCGAGAGCGTCGAGGAGATCGAGGCGAACATCCGACAGGGGCTGAAGGTGGTCCCGCCGGAGGAGCTCACGATCTCGCCGGACTGCGGGCTGAAGCTCCTCCCCCGCGAGGCCGCCTACCAGAAGACCGAGAACCTCGTGACGGCCGCCCGGAACGTGGAGGCCGACCTCGACGCCGGGGAGATCGACGTGCCGGTTCGGTCCGCCGCGACCGCAGACGACTGATCCGCCCGGCACGCGGTCAGCCGGGCGGGGCGACTGATCTCGCCGGCGAAGTGAGCCGGCGAGGACGACTGATCGTCACGGTGCCGGTCTGCCGCGACGGACGACTGACCGTCGCGGTGCCGGTCTGCCGCGCCGGACGACTGATCGTCGCGGCGCCGGTCTGCCGCGACGGACGACTGACGCCGACGCCCTCTGCGTTTCGGGCCAAACAAATTTACCTGTGATCCGTCAACGAGTGAAACGACTATGCCAGCGATGAGCACGCTCGACTGGCTCGGAGTCGTCGGACCGTACGCGATCTTCTTCGTGATGTTGATCGTGTACTACGTCTGGGAGGGGCGCCGTGAACGCGCGCTTCGGGAACAGTACGAGGAGGGGGAGCATGCTTAGCGGCCTCCCCCTCCAGGGCGGCGGTATCGCGGGCGGGGCAGGGGTCTGGGTGCTCGGCACGTTCGCGCTCTACCTCGTCGTACTCGTCGGGATCGGGCTGTGGGCCTCCCGCTTCATGGACTCCGTCGGCGACTACGTCATCGGCGGACGGGAGATCGGGCCGGTGGTGACCGGCTTCTCCGAGCGCGCCTCCGAGATGAGCGGCTGGCTCACGCTCGGCGTGCCCGCGGACGCCTACGGCACGGGGATCATGGCGTTCCTCAACGGGCTGGGGATGGTCCCGGCCGACCTGTTCGCGTGGGCCGGCATCGCCAAACGCCTGCGGAAGTACACCGAACTCGTCCGGTCGGTGACGCTGCCGACGTTCTTCGAGACACGGCTGGGCGACGACACCGGTTCGGTGAAAGCCGTCTCGGCGATCGTCCTGATGCTGTTCGAGGGCGGCTACGTCGGCGCCCAGATCGTCGCCGCCGGCACGCTGCTCCAGGTGCTGACCGGGATCCAGCCCTGGGTCGGTATCATCGTCGGCGGGATCATCGTGATCGGCTACACGTTCCTCGGCGGCTACTTCGCGGTCGCGTGGTCGGACTACTTCCAGGGGGCGATCATCCTGATCGCGTTCATCATCCTACCCGTGCTCGCGTTCGCGGAGATGGGGCTGCCGTTCGAGGCGGTCGCGGCCACGG
It encodes the following:
- a CDS encoding NAD(P)/FAD-dependent oxidoreductase yields the protein MSEPDRDVVIVGGGPSGSAAAVFTARYGLDTVVYDRGNAALARAAFVENYPGFPGGIDPETLTDLFHDHIDAVGATRVPDLVESVERDGEAFRVETAEGEELTARYVVAAAWYDASYLQPLDTDGGMFETEEHHGEEHELLDRSFPDSDGSTPIEGLYVAAPTEHRNAQAITAAGHGAHVARTLLQDRREAEGLAGEVAPVYDWLRPESEFSGDWAERERWETWFDNEMEDSDLDDEAIERLRERYIDRAFATERSPEEIEELRHEGHRRLAGHLDTTAVLDAIDDEEIAAYLGED
- a CDS encoding ABC transporter substrate-binding protein, giving the protein MDEFGPTRRELLGAGATVGAGLLAGCIGGSSTETPSETGTATATPDEGHSVTMAPVGEVTFDEVPEDWLPYTGDYADMGVALGQADGLEGIGLKARYGTHYYDDLPGVAVDEDELTALYDNGTDKEIFYEVGADVHVIDPNFMVNRLGWNRDDVTEIGENVAPFAGNTTFSRAYGWHDYEYHTMYEAFEKVAEIFQERERYEAFAALHDEVLADVEERLPEERPDIALLYPAGIPPESFYPYLIGEGTQAKQWRDLGVGDALARNGVTDAQAGGGTIDFERLLEIDPDALAIRLQGEISEEYFDENIRKPLEEDDVASELTAVKNDRVIYGGLTYQGPIIHLFQLENAARGLYPEEFGGEELFDRQRVADIVTGEFDE
- a CDS encoding 5-methyltetrahydropteroyltriglutamate--homocysteine methyltransferase, translating into MTERVATTLGLYPLPDWAKDELSDLKGHQKGDLVDGSEGPEIREAYGRVREELIDDQRDAGLDRIVEGQGRWDDFLAHPLAVHDSVETGGIVRYYDNNNFYRDPQVVDELTHDSDVAAELDAATGLLHDDEPLQAVLPGPYTLAELATDEYYGDEAEFLAAIAEFLAGEAEALPAHETLFLLDPSLVTDPPEDDENERVSDAVDTVASATDADVVLQSYWGAHEERTYAHLMDADVDAFGFDFVAGDRDAHLYNVTEFGTKSDVSLGLVDGQNTAVESADTVAERIEWVQDQIPSQTFDTVYATPNTELAYLPTSTHREKLSVLAEAAEIVPETEVSA
- a CDS encoding methionine synthase — encoded protein: MARDADNREQFRPDDHEHDHFLLTSVVGSYPKPTWLNRADDLVDDPESSFDEDDLEEAHDDACRLITEEHERSGLDTVVDGEMRRNEMVEFFAERIDGYEFNGPVKVWGHNYFDKPSVVEAVEYDEPWLVDEFEFTDAVAERPVKVPITGPYTLANWAFDEHYGDSEALAYDLADLVNEEIEKLVDAGARYIQIDEPALATTPDDHAIVGGCLERIVDGVPDEVRVGVHVCYGDYSRIYPELNEFPVDEVDLELCNGDYEQIETFADGEFAPDLALGVVDAHTADVESVEEIEANIRQGLKVVPPEELTISPDCGLKLLPREAAYQKTENLVTAARNVEADLDAGEIDVPVRSAATADD